AGTAATAACTGGAGTAACACCATCCATCAATACATCCGTGACAGGTAAGCTAATACCTTTTTCAATCGCTTCTTCTTTATAGCCATTCTCAAAAAATAGTGGCTCTTGTCCTAGTGTCAATTTTTTGTAGCTATAACGTCGGTCAGCAGTTTTTTTTAATGGTTTTAGGTAAATTGTATTTTCATTATAATCATTTAATACGATGTAGTATTCATCGTCATAATTGCTCATGGCTTCTCCGGTTTTAACGTTTTACACTAAGTTGATAATAAGATTTTGTGTAGGTTATCTCTTTCGGTACTTTATTGTGTTCTGCATGCGGGTTGAGAAAATGAGTTTGCCCTACGTGATTTCGTTCATGGTGGCATCTAGCTAGGCTTCCCTGACTATCTGGCACTCGGACATGGTTTGAACAGCCTACTTTGCTGGAGGGCTTAAAATTTCTAAATATAGAAGTCAATGGGACTCTAAATTCAGCTATTAACATCAACGCCTCAATACTTAACCTATTCATTTTTGCTATCACGTTATTGTTACCTTGTCCGTTAGCAGGGCACTTTTCAAGGTAAGCCTCTAATTTTTTTACCATACTTTTTACCTGCTCATGATATGGCTTCTCACCGGGTAGCGCATAAGTATGGTCACCCTTATGTAGTTGAACTCGTAACTGGCAAGCACCCTCAAAGGTGCTTGGTAGATAAACTAAATTTTCTAATAAATTGATATCGTAGCCACGATGTTCTAAAAGGTCGCCAAGCTCGGATAATTCCACTGCTTTAGCTGATATCAAATGATGCGCGGCCATGTGAATACCGTTATTAATGGGGTGGTCTTTGTCGTGTTTCACAGCACGCTGCATTCTGTTGGGGTATAGCTTATCTTTCTTCGCATTGCCTCTTAAACTGCGTGGGGTTACATGGTCAGTTTTTTTGCACAAACGGCAACGTTGGTTGCGTTGTTCGCTGTCTTTTTTCCTAACTAACGTGGTTTTGCCAGATGAAGACGTGACAACGCCTTTGTTTCTGGCTTTCATCAGCTTTTCACCCAAATTTTTTAGTTTTTCGCTACAGTGCACAAAATCATCCACAGTTTTGCTCAATGCATGAATAGCGGATTGAGCGTGTTGTATTTTGTTATTTGCACTTGCGGCTTTGGCGGTGCTGGCTGACAATTTAGCCATCAGCATACTGGCGCGGGCGGCGGTGCCAGTGCCTGCGGTAAACAAAGCTGTCGCAATCAGTAATATCACTTCAATCGCAAGGTAAGCACTGACTTTGCCATTTATATAGCTATAAAAGTTGTGGAGAGCCGATTTATAGGCGAAGTCTGTTATGAGTGGGCTATTATTTTTCACAAACTTTAACTGTGGGTGGTCTGTTCAGGGAAGTTAATTTCTTACACGTTGTCTTCCCCTGCATCATGTATCAACTAAAAACTCTAACTGTATTTTTTACAGATTTGTTCAATACGCTTACTTGATTGCATCATTAGAATTATATATGCACAAAAATCCTCTTCGTCATCATCAGCCTCAAACGCCACGACTGGTATCGGAGAATGACACCACCATGATGGATAAGTAATTGATTTCTTCATCTCACTACCTGTTACTGAAAACGTTGTAGTTGAGTTAGCGTTATGAGCATATTCAAATGAAAGGTTTTCAGTATCAAATACCTCTCCATCAATTACTAATTGTAGCTTCTCATCTACAACCGCAAAAGCAATGAGCATATTATCAATAATAGCTCCTATTCCCCTTAGTTTTTCATTATGGGAATTCGCCTTAATCTCTTGATAACCAACTTCTCCTAAGTCACATAATATGTTTTCATTTATATGATTAAATTTTTCAAGTATCATTTTGTGCTTTGTATCCCTAATAACATATTAATCTCTGGATCTTTCTTCATTGACTTTTCAATCACCAGATCCCAATCATTATATTTTTCAAATAACTGCTGGGGTGTAGGTCCTACTGGATCACCATACCTCTTAATATTTCCACTTTCGAGTATATCAACCTCTTGCTGCGTCATTAAGCTCCTTGCTTCAACTTTCTGAGAGTTCCGTTGCCATACAACTCTACTTGCTATTTGTTCTGAAGAAGCTCCTTCGTTACGCATTTTACTGATCGCTTTTTCTAAAACGTTTGAGCCTAACAAATAATCAAGGCGAATTTTTCTATTTCGTTGCACAAACTCAATATCTGAAAAGTCATATAACTCACTTGAGTAGCGCCTTCCTGGCTTAGGTAAGTAACCATAAACACCTTTTTCATCAGCGTAGATACCTATGGGGATTGAAATTTTTTCATTACCGTTTTCTGCGATTACCTCAAAGTGGCTTACTTGTGTCATCTGGCCAGCTTTTGCGGTTAAGGTGTATTTCCCTGGGCTTAAATATATCTCTTTCGACCAGCTCATTGCGCCATGCATATAGGGTCTTTTGCCTATATCAACCACGGCATCACTTGAGCTAGGTCCTTCCCATGTTAAGTTAACCCATTGAGAGGCACTGACTGAGCCTCTTGCGGCTACCCGCCGCTCTGCGTTGTGGGCTTTGTTATCCGTAAAGGTAATAACGCTGCCATTGCTTGGATAACTGATATAAACCGTAGGTTGTACGGGTTCTGACTCGGGTACATGGTGGAAAAACTGCTGAACTTCACGCTGAGTCAAGCCGCGCTTTTTCTGAGTAGAAGTGCTGGCATTTTCTGCATAATAGCTGAATTGAGGTTGAAATGGCGCCAATAGAATGCGCTGTGTATCACGGCTTTGGCGCTTAAAGTCAGAAAAAGTAGTTTTATACCACTGCTTTTTATTCAACACCCAGAACTGACAATGACGACGATAACGAAACAGTTCAACGTTGTTGTGAGGGATCAAACACCAATTGTCACTATGTAGCCGTAGTTTAATTTCTCGTGGTAACGCTTGGCGTTGTGCATCTGTTAACGGAATAGCAACCAGTTTGCGTAGGCAATCTCAGAAGGCGGAATCTGTGCTGCAACGTTTAATTCCCAATTTACACTTGAGGTAGCATCTGCTTTAGCACGAATACGTGAGCCACTGAATGCTTCCAAAATGCTGTCTCTCATGTCACATTCCGTTGTTATAGTGGTGGTTGTAATATTTTAGCGACAGGATGTTAACATAAGGTTTATTTATTTCAATGTTTTTATGAACGTGTCTTGCAGGTTTGTTAGATTTTATGCCTAACTATTTGAGTTCAGGCGTTTCCATCATAAATCACATATCCGATGCATGTTGCACCGGATATGTTTTGCTGTATTAATTGACGCTACACTTTAAACGCGTCTACTGATTGTCTTAACTCTTCAGCTAACCTTGCTACTTCGTGGCTTGACTGTTCCGTTTGTTCTGCGCCGCTTGCCGTTTGTTCTGCAATTGCCACAATTGACTCAAGGCGTTCACTAATTTCACCAGACACTTGGCTTTGTTCTTGTGCTGCGCTGGCAATTTGTTCACTAACGTCATGGGCACGGTGTACAGCATGAGTGATTGATTCTAGTGCTTCAGCAGCAGTTTCAGACTGTTCAACACAGGTTACAGTTTGTTGTTTACCCTTAGCCATAACTTCTACGGCTTCTTCGGCACCTTGCTGTAGCACTTGGATCATTGATTGAATTTCTTGGGTAGAGTCTTGTGTTTTGCTTGCCAAAGAGCGTACTTCGTCAGCAACTACCGCAAAACCTCGCCCTTGTTCACCAGCGCGTGCGGCTTCAATTGCTGCATTCAGTGCCAATAAGTTTGTTTGCTCTGCAATTCCGCGGATCACATCTAAGATGCCACCAATTGACGCACTATCTTGATTCAGTTTGTGAATAACACGTGACGCTTCATCAACTTCATTGGATAACATTAGGATGGTATCTTTGTTTGTTTCACCAATTTTTTTGACGCGGTCAGCTTCTTTATCTGCATTCTTTATTTCTACTAATGCTTCATTTGCACTGTGCGTTACGCCAACTGAAGTACTGCTCATTTCCGTCGTAGCGGTAGCCGCTTGTTCAACCTGAGAGCGCTGCTCTTGAATTGCAGTGCTAGATTCTTTAGTAATTGCAGATGTTTCTTCGGATGCAGCTGCTAGCTGTGTAGAGCGGGAAATAATGCCTTGAATTAAGTCTCTTAGGCTTTCAATCAAGGTATTACAGTTATTCGCTAAGCGGCCAAACTCGTCTTTTCTAGTTACTGTGATTTTATGTGTCATATCGCCTGAAGCAA
This is a stretch of genomic DNA from Flocculibacter collagenilyticus. It encodes these proteins:
- a CDS encoding AHH domain-containing protein encodes the protein MKNNSPLITDFAYKSALHNFYSYINGKVSAYLAIEVILLIATALFTAGTGTAARASMLMAKLSASTAKAASANNKIQHAQSAIHALSKTVDDFVHCSEKLKNLGEKLMKARNKGVVTSSSGKTTLVRKKDSEQRNQRCRLCKKTDHVTPRSLRGNAKKDKLYPNRMQRAVKHDKDHPINNGIHMAAHHLISAKAVELSELGDLLEHRGYDINLLENLVYLPSTFEGACQLRVQLHKGDHTYALPGEKPYHEQVKSMVKKLEAYLEKCPANGQGNNNVIAKMNRLSIEALMLIAEFRVPLTSIFRNFKPSSKVGCSNHVRVPDSQGSLARCHHERNHVGQTHFLNPHAEHNKVPKEITYTKSYYQLSVKR